A genomic window from Glycine max cultivar Williams 82 chromosome 17, Glycine_max_v4.0, whole genome shotgun sequence includes:
- the LOC100802510 gene encoding 36.4 kDa proline-rich protein, which yields MSPKSKAKAMFFILKIIMLNLLPPIYACGPCTPPRHHKHPPHHGGGRPKVSPPLPPIIINPPVVPPPVVIYPPPISPPYPPPHGGSPFPQRTCPIDALKLGLCLDVLGGLVHVGIGNPVENVCCPVIQGLLDLEAAICLCTVIRAKLLNLNIFLPLALQLLVTCGKTAPPGFVCPPLY from the coding sequence ATGTCTCCAAAATCAAAGGCTAAAGCAATGTTCTTcatcttgaaaataataatgttaaatcTTTTGCCACCAATATATGCATGTGGGCCATGCACTCCGCCACGTCACCACAAACACCCGCCGCATCACGGCGGAGGCCGGCCGAAAGTGTCCCCTCCGCTGCCGCCGATCATAATCAACCCTCCGGTGGTACCGCCGCCGGTGGTGATATACCCACCACCAATCTCACCACCGTACCCGCCGCCGCACGGTGGCAGTCCTTTTCCTCAAAGGACTTGCCCAATTGATGCCCTAAAATTGGGGCTTTGCTTGGATGTGCTTGGAGGGTTGGTGCATGTGGGAATAGGGAACCCAGTTGAGAACGTGTGCTGTCCCGTTATACAGGGGTTGCTTGATCTTGAAGCTGCAATTTGTCTTTGCACTGTTATTAGGGCTAAGCTTCTTAACCTCAATATCTTTCTTCCTCTTGCACTTCAACTCTTGGTCACTTGCGGGAAGACTGCTCCTCCTGGTTTTGTTTGTCCACCTCTGTATTAA
- the LOC100500229 gene encoding alpha-amylase inhibitor/lipid transfer/seed storage family protein precursor, whose amino-acid sequence MASKGALLLCLNILFFTVVSSTYVPCNPPPKTPKHTPVPKPPSPKQPSCPKDTIKFGVCADVLGLINVQLGKPPKTPCCNLIQGLADLEAAVCLCTALKANVLGINLNVPVKLSLLLNYCGKGVPKGFVCA is encoded by the coding sequence ATGGCTTCCAAGGGTGCACTTCTCTTGTGTCTCAACATTCTCTTCTTCACTGTGGTAAGCTCCACATATGTCCCATGCAACCCACCCCCTAAAACTCCTAAACACACACCTGTCCCAAAGCCACCTTCCCCAAAGCAACCAAGTTGCCCCAAAGACACCATTAAGTTTGGTGTGTGTGCTGATGTGTTAGGTTTGATTAACGTGCAACTTGGGAAGCCACCAAAGACCCCATGCTGCAACCTCATTCAGGGTCTTGCTGATCTTGAAGCTGCGGTGTGCCTTTGCACCGCTCTCAAAGCTAATGTGTTGGGCATCAACCTTAATGTCCCAGTCAAGTTGAGCTTGCTTCTCAACTACTGTGGAAAGGGTGTTCCCAAGGGATTCGTCTGCGCTTAA